One region of Lebetimonas natsushimae genomic DNA includes:
- a CDS encoding peroxiredoxin gives MACEKDTKTLASEAENKTQNEEVNMENVQTQNGVLVLKEMPEFKAEAYNAETGHYTEVSSEDYKGKWTVICFYPADFTFVCPTEIAAVNAALPFLKELGVEVLAVSTDTKFSHKRFVETEPLLKDLKLTIAQDPTGEISRKFGVLIEGAGLALRGRFLINPDGQIVAEEVQAPPVGRSVKEFIRQIIAHQHAYKTGEVCPANWKPGKKTLPVNTDVEPMTGNVGAYVTIEDLVDENDMKEMEEMVKAFKNA, from the coding sequence ATGGCATGCGAAAAAGATACAAAAACATTGGCTAGCGAAGCTGAAAATAAAACACAAAATGAGGAGGTAAACATGGAAAATGTTCAAACACAAAACGGGGTGTTGGTATTAAAAGAAATGCCTGAATTTAAAGCGGAAGCTTACAACGCTGAAACAGGTCACTACACAGAAGTTAGCAGCGAAGATTACAAGGGAAAATGGACTGTAATTTGTTTCTATCCGGCGGACTTTACATTTGTATGTCCAACTGAAATAGCTGCCGTGAATGCAGCACTACCGTTCTTAAAAGAACTTGGAGTAGAAGTATTGGCAGTTTCAACAGATACAAAATTTTCACACAAAAGATTCGTGGAAACTGAACCGCTTTTAAAAGATCTTAAACTTACAATTGCACAAGATCCAACTGGTGAAATCAGCAGAAAATTTGGTGTATTAATTGAAGGTGCGGGACTTGCTCTAAGAGGTAGATTCTTAATCAATCCTGACGGACAAATAGTGGCTGAGGAAGTTCAGGCTCCACCTGTGGGAAGAAGTGTAAAAGAATTTATAAGACAAATTATTGCTCATCAGCATGCATATAAAACCGGTGAAGTTTGTCCTGCAAACTGGAAACCTGGTAAAAAAACATTGCCTGTTAACACCGATGTAGAACCAATGACTGGAAATGTAGGAGCTTATGTAACAATTGAAGATTTAGTTGATGAAAACGATATGAAAGAAATGGAAGAAATGGTAAAAGCGTTTAAAAACGCTTAA
- a CDS encoding Fur family transcriptional regulator, which produces MKNIKNILDSSNLKTTPQRLAILRELEKQGHASIEDIYEKIKESFPSISLATIYKNITAMKEEGIISEVCLHQKPKYELTKNEHAHFICKNCGKVIDVPLNEQLIKEIESKFPDTQKELYIYGICEECKKSK; this is translated from the coding sequence ATGAAAAATATAAAAAATATTTTGGACAGTTCAAATTTAAAAACAACTCCACAAAGACTTGCCATTTTAAGAGAACTGGAAAAACAGGGACATGCAAGTATTGAAGATATTTATGAAAAGATAAAAGAGTCTTTCCCAAGTATATCTCTTGCAACAATTTATAAAAATATTACTGCTATGAAAGAAGAGGGAATTATTTCTGAAGTTTGTCTTCATCAAAAACCGAAATATGAGTTGACAAAAAATGAACATGCCCATTTTATTTGCAAAAACTGTGGAAAAGTAATTGATGTTCCTTTAAATGAACAATTAATTAAAGAAATTGAATCAAAATTTCCTGATACCCAAAAAGAATTGTATATTTACGGTATTTGTGAGGAATGTAAAAAAAGTAAATAA
- a CDS encoding DUF503 domain-containing protein — protein sequence MVIVNMIADFELPFVFSLKERRKILNSIKDKLKKFNVSVLDISGEYPKEASLAIVYAAHNEKQAGEIRKKIEDFLYRNFPEIEFYFDVEII from the coding sequence ATGGTAATTGTAAATATGATTGCCGATTTTGAACTCCCTTTTGTATTTTCTCTTAAAGAGAGAAGAAAAATTTTAAATTCCATCAAAGATAAATTAAAAAAATTTAATGTATCTGTTCTCGATATCTCGGGAGAATATCCAAAAGAGGCAAGTTTAGCAATCGTATATGCTGCTCATAATGAAAAACAGGCTGGGGAAATTAGAAAAAAAATAGAAGATTTTTTATATAGAAATTTTCCAGAAATTGAATTTTATTTTGATGTAGAAATTATTTAA
- the pyk gene encoding pyruvate kinase, which produces MKKAKIVATLGPSSIDKIEDMVKAGVDVFRLNFSHADHKTHKQSIIKIRDIAKKLNSKTAILQDISGPKIRIGEINGILELKRGDKIRLVKKNPKTVYDLTISYPEIIDDVKIGEYVFFADGSIRTKVIDKDKNSITLEVKNEGVLSSRKGVNFPHSDLKISAITEKDKKDLIFGARNHVDIVAISFVNSKDDILKAKEILKKHNASPWVFAKIETKKGVENIDEILEAADGVMVARGDLGIEVGIEKVPVIQKKIIRRANKLKKPVITATQMLLSMVNSPFPTRAEVSDVANAVMDGSDAVMLSDETTVGKYPIKAVETLKKVIIETQQIYPYNKRYEIEDIDAIAASVSDLDKGINPKAIVCFTSSGTTVKSIAKYRPKSPIIAVTHSRETSRKLKVVWGVENIIEIPKIKNPEKLIDKFREIALREKILKEKDKVIVTMGSIVGKEGTTNMIRIIEI; this is translated from the coding sequence ATGAAAAAAGCAAAAATCGTAGCCACCCTGGGCCCTTCTTCCATTGATAAAATAGAAGATATGGTTAAAGCCGGGGTGGACGTTTTCAGACTCAATTTTTCCCATGCAGACCATAAAACACATAAACAGTCAATCATTAAAATAAGGGACATAGCTAAAAAACTAAACTCAAAAACCGCAATTTTACAGGATATCAGCGGACCAAAAATCAGAATCGGGGAAATTAACGGTATACTTGAACTTAAAAGAGGCGATAAAATTCGACTTGTTAAAAAAAATCCAAAAACTGTGTATGATTTAACAATCAGCTATCCGGAAATTATTGACGATGTAAAAATAGGAGAATACGTATTTTTTGCAGATGGCAGCATAAGAACAAAAGTTATCGATAAAGATAAAAATTCCATAACACTTGAAGTTAAAAATGAAGGAGTTTTATCAAGCAGAAAAGGGGTTAATTTTCCACATTCAGATCTTAAAATTTCAGCAATTACTGAAAAAGACAAAAAAGATTTAATTTTCGGTGCAAGAAATCATGTGGATATAGTGGCAATTTCATTTGTCAATTCAAAAGATGATATATTAAAAGCCAAAGAAATTTTAAAAAAACATAATGCATCTCCTTGGGTATTTGCAAAAATTGAAACTAAAAAAGGCGTTGAAAACATTGATGAAATATTAGAAGCTGCAGATGGTGTTATGGTTGCAAGAGGGGATTTGGGAATTGAAGTAGGAATAGAAAAGGTACCTGTTATTCAAAAGAAAATAATTAGAAGAGCCAATAAATTAAAAAAACCTGTAATCACTGCAACCCAAATGCTTTTATCAATGGTAAACTCCCCTTTCCCTACAAGGGCAGAAGTTAGTGATGTAGCAAATGCCGTAATGGACGGAAGTGATGCTGTAATGCTGAGTGATGAAACCACTGTTGGAAAATATCCGATAAAAGCTGTAGAAACACTAAAAAAAGTTATAATTGAAACACAACAAATATACCCATATAACAAAAGATACGAAATTGAAGATATCGATGCAATTGCAGCAAGTGTTTCTGATTTGGACAAAGGGATTAACCCAAAAGCCATAGTCTGTTTTACAAGTTCTGGAACAACTGTAAAAAGCATAGCAAAATACAGACCTAAATCCCCTATTATCGCTGTAACACATAGCAGGGAAACAAGCAGAAAATTAAAAGTCGTCTGGGGAGTTGAAAATATAATTGAAATACCTAAAATTAAAAATCCGGAAAAATTAATTGATAAATTCCGTGAAATTGCGCTTAGGGAAAAAATTCTTAAAGAAAAAGACAAGGTAATTGTCACAATGGGAAGTATTGTAGGTAAAGAAGGCACTACTAATATGATTAGAATTATCGAAATTTAA
- a CDS encoding bacterio-opsin activator: MILNVHINTEENIKYLAERVFFKSIDLLGGLDKLSEYRTLTWLPSIARAAFAIVLKEEFLKTEDEIAEFIGLTRNTVRAILRADPNLAMYKLEHFDELTTEEKQNLKVHTAGGIAKLAYKLVKEGQDSETLMEYCRKLSQEAVAQCDTPWAYLVLKNIKGVKYPIQNAEDLKQIEHLEIKGIEAKEILPNLHYPIKNPALLLKEIKEYLQMKGL; the protein is encoded by the coding sequence ATGATTTTAAATGTACATATAAACACTGAAGAAAATATTAAATATTTGGCTGAGAGGGTGTTTTTTAAATCTATTGATTTATTAGGAGGACTTGATAAATTGTCTGAGTATAGAACCCTCACATGGCTGCCAAGCATAGCGAGGGCTGCTTTTGCAATTGTTTTAAAAGAAGAGTTTCTAAAAACTGAAGATGAAATTGCAGAATTTATCGGTCTTACAAGAAATACTGTCAGGGCAATTTTAAGGGCAGATCCAAATTTAGCAATGTATAAACTAGAACATTTTGATGAATTAACTACAGAAGAAAAACAAAATTTAAAAGTTCATACCGCTGGAGGTATTGCAAAACTTGCATATAAACTGGTAAAAGAAGGACAAGATTCCGAAACTCTTATGGAATACTGCAGAAAATTGTCACAAGAGGCAGTTGCTCAGTGTGATACACCTTGGGCATATTTGGTGTTAAAAAATATAAAAGGTGTGAAATATCCAATTCAAAATGCTGAGGATCTTAAACAAATAGAACATCTTGAAATTAAAGGGATAGAAGCAAAAGAAATTTTGCCAAATTTACATTATCCCATTAAAAACCCAGCCCTGCTTTTAAAAGAAATTAAAGAATATCTCCAAATGAAAGGGCTTTAA
- a CDS encoding KaiC domain-containing protein codes for MEKEILLDSIITAKEALKNAPKLEGITTGIEGLDELFFIAEIKDNKPVKKPLGGIPKYSVCNLTGVNDTGKSLMAEQFAVHRSSKNEKVCFITTETPANFVVASLKERAAAMGIDENVIDENIIFIDATAHYKLRDDVYSFLDTLAYAIKEYKIQNVVIDSITGFFENKEMMARSIVRMIYNFLKKWYQTSILVSQKRSGHELLSSEAAGGYAVGHIVDGTIVLSKEIIDSSYKAKMYKKPLGEIVRLFRIDGCRMAGHDTKVRFLEITETGIVKILNPIGGEK; via the coding sequence ATGGAAAAGGAAATATTACTTGATTCAATTATAACTGCAAAAGAAGCACTTAAAAATGCTCCGAAATTAGAAGGTATAACCACAGGCATAGAAGGATTGGATGAACTTTTTTTTATAGCTGAAATCAAAGACAATAAACCTGTAAAAAAACCTCTTGGCGGTATTCCCAAATACAGTGTTTGCAATCTAACAGGTGTTAATGATACAGGAAAAAGCTTGATGGCGGAACAATTCGCTGTACATAGAAGTTCTAAAAACGAAAAAGTATGCTTTATTACAACAGAGACGCCTGCAAATTTTGTGGTTGCTTCACTGAAAGAAAGAGCTGCGGCAATGGGAATCGATGAAAATGTAATAGATGAAAATATAATTTTTATAGATGCGACAGCACACTATAAATTAAGAGATGATGTTTATTCATTTTTGGACACATTAGCATATGCAATTAAAGAATATAAAATTCAAAACGTTGTAATTGATTCTATTACCGGATTTTTTGAAAACAAAGAAATGATGGCAAGAAGCATTGTGAGAATGATTTACAATTTTCTGAAAAAATGGTATCAGACTTCTATTTTAGTATCTCAAAAAAGAAGTGGACATGAACTTCTCAGCAGCGAAGCCGCCGGCGGATATGCGGTAGGTCATATTGTTGATGGAACGATAGTTCTAAGCAAAGAAATAATTGATTCAAGCTATAAAGCGAAAATGTATAAAAAACCGCTCGGGGAAATTGTGAGGCTATTCAGAATAGATGGATGCAGAATGGCTGGGCATGATACAAAAGTGAGATTTCTTGAAATTACCGAAACAGGAATAGTAAAAATATTAAATCCTATAGGAGGTGAAAAATGA
- the aroF gene encoding 3-deoxy-7-phosphoheptulonate synthase: MVLVMKVGASEEEINKTIEQIKAWGHEVSVAPGEKQVVIGIIGDKTDLAGKPLNTLPGVAKVLEVSAPFKRASREFHPEDSVFDIEGVKVGGGNKVIIAGPCSVDTVENVVYLAKVAKENGAHMLRGGAYKPRTSPYSFQGHGEEGLKMLLEAKKETGLPIVTELMSIEDIDVVYKYADVIQIGARNMQNFPLLKAIGKLDKPVILKNGIASTVKEHLMSAEYIMSEGNEQVILCLRGTRTYEPSVRNTLDVTLVPIMQKMTHLPIIIDPSHAAGKREFVSALAYAGMAVGADGLIVEMHNCPKEALSDGDQALLPRDFEYLMKKLKELKPWNQKEWWEFDKQKETDCIKVK, translated from the coding sequence ATGGTATTAGTGATGAAGGTGGGAGCGAGTGAAGAAGAAATTAACAAAACCATCGAACAGATTAAAGCATGGGGACACGAAGTAAGTGTTGCTCCTGGTGAAAAACAAGTAGTAATAGGAATTATCGGAGATAAAACAGATTTGGCAGGAAAACCTTTAAATACTCTTCCGGGAGTTGCTAAAGTATTAGAAGTTTCAGCTCCTTTTAAAAGAGCCAGCAGAGAATTCCATCCAGAAGATAGTGTTTTTGATATAGAAGGCGTAAAAGTCGGAGGAGGAAATAAAGTAATTATTGCAGGCCCTTGCAGCGTTGATACAGTAGAAAATGTGGTATATCTTGCAAAAGTGGCAAAAGAAAACGGCGCGCATATGCTAAGAGGCGGGGCATATAAACCAAGGACTTCACCATACTCTTTCCAGGGACACGGGGAAGAAGGTCTTAAAATGCTTCTTGAAGCCAAAAAAGAAACAGGACTTCCTATTGTAACTGAGCTTATGAGCATTGAGGATATTGATGTAGTTTACAAATATGCAGACGTTATTCAAATCGGGGCCAGAAATATGCAAAATTTTCCTCTGCTTAAAGCAATAGGAAAACTTGACAAACCGGTGATCCTCAAAAACGGAATCGCATCAACTGTAAAAGAGCATTTAATGAGTGCTGAATATATTATGAGCGAAGGTAATGAACAGGTTATTTTATGCCTTAGGGGAACAAGAACATATGAACCGAGTGTAAGAAACACTCTTGATGTAACATTGGTTCCTATTATGCAAAAAATGACTCATTTGCCTATTATCATAGATCCAAGCCACGCAGCAGGAAAAAGAGAATTTGTAAGTGCCCTTGCTTATGCGGGTATGGCTGTTGGCGCTGACGGATTAATAGTTGAAATGCACAATTGTCCTAAAGAAGCTTTGAGTGATGGAGACCAGGCATTGCTTCCAAGAGATTTTGAATACTTAATGAAAAAATTAAAAGAATTAAAACCTTGGAATCAAAAAGAGTGGTGGGAATTTGACAAACAAAAAGAAACAGACTGCATAAAAGTTAAATAA
- a CDS encoding 3'-5' exonuclease translates to MDKINLLKEGVTKEKFLKIFSKDYPGFDFQSLYNILKFQGFPLTIIDKKVFLKTALIPYQKAEYTVVDIEVNNSKPNIGQVIEIGAVKIKNLEIADSFDFLIYADEVPIFVERVTGINQKMLENKLSQKEILKKFRLFLGDSVFVAHPADFDFNFLAYQFEKENLGKLLNRHLCTLTLSQKTIEANRYGLKYLMEELNLPEETHHRALGDAKTAARVFLKCLKNLPAEIVSAEDLIEFGKPRKNKNKPKKSKY, encoded by the coding sequence ATGGACAAAATTAATTTATTAAAAGAGGGTGTGACAAAAGAAAAGTTCTTAAAGATTTTTTCAAAAGATTATCCTGGATTTGATTTTCAAAGTTTATATAATATATTGAAATTTCAGGGATTCCCATTAACAATTATTGATAAAAAAGTTTTTTTAAAAACAGCATTAATTCCTTATCAAAAAGCCGAATATACTGTTGTCGATATTGAAGTTAACAATTCTAAACCAAATATTGGTCAGGTTATTGAAATAGGGGCTGTAAAAATAAAAAATTTAGAAATAGCTGATAGTTTTGATTTTTTAATTTATGCAGATGAAGTGCCTATTTTTGTAGAAAGAGTTACTGGAATTAATCAAAAAATGCTTGAAAATAAACTTTCTCAAAAAGAGATACTTAAAAAATTCAGGCTTTTTTTGGGAGATTCTGTATTTGTAGCGCATCCGGCCGATTTTGATTTTAATTTTTTAGCATATCAGTTCGAAAAAGAAAATTTGGGAAAACTTTTAAACAGACATTTATGTACCCTGACTCTTTCTCAAAAAACAATTGAAGCTAACCGTTACGGATTAAAATATTTAATGGAAGAGTTGAATTTGCCTGAGGAAACCCATCATAGAGCCCTTGGAGATGCCAAGACAGCTGCAAGAGTGTTTTTGAAATGTTTAAAAAATTTACCAGCAGAAATAGTCAGTGCGGAAGATTTGATTGAGTTTGGCAAACCCAGAAAAAATAAAAATAAACCAAAAAAATCTAAGTATTAA
- a CDS encoding GGDEF domain-containing protein, with translation MKKRILIIIALIMIITTVIRTVAISYSFLNFSDTVIENENCFIKDLFLENNEKDYYKLLNIIKHSKHIKNAVILEETNIPKTVYDRKNKVIVSYINLGKGKILKIIYNAEEFYNKLYIALAKLIAIGLFSLIIIILIVNYYLNPYLEIFESISKSTKEILKGKFNQQISTKLNGEAKNFVNSYNYFLKKLKESFGVIEEKYTTLIEKEKSNDPLNDAKETIEQLSEIFKFKRLIEEDIDVESILKRLIDVIKNYGINHFVLIGIDNNKKEIIYSKTEGDECCDITDNFNLCRAYRTKNIINSIQYPKICQRHFCENDYICIPFSNSGNFTGILKIMINKNETEKIKHDLPYIKAYLNEISSIIESKYTLELLHEQSIKDPLTGLFNRRFLEKTLPIVMGSANREERKIGFLMIDIDHFKRVNDTYGHKNGDLVLQKLSDIIKNSIRKSDIAVRYGGEEFLVILQNIKDINDAINVAEKIRKNIENTEIELDNGKTIKKTISVGVSIYPDQCKKGWECIKFADMALYEAKNSGRNKVVLFNKNLAEYKNYINT, from the coding sequence ATGAAAAAAAGAATATTAATTATCATTGCATTGATAATGATAATTACCACAGTAATCAGAACTGTCGCAATTTCATATTCTTTTTTAAATTTTTCAGATACAGTTATTGAAAATGAAAACTGTTTTATAAAAGACCTGTTTTTAGAGAACAATGAAAAAGATTATTACAAATTATTAAATATTATTAAACATTCAAAACATATTAAAAATGCTGTCATTTTGGAAGAAACAAATATACCTAAAACTGTTTATGACAGAAAAAACAAAGTGATTGTCTCTTACATAAATTTGGGAAAGGGAAAAATATTAAAAATTATTTATAATGCGGAAGAATTTTATAACAAATTATATATAGCCTTGGCTAAATTAATAGCGATAGGTTTATTTTCTTTAATAATTATAATTTTAATTGTCAATTATTACTTAAATCCATATTTGGAAATTTTCGAAAGCATAAGCAAAAGTACAAAAGAAATTTTAAAAGGAAAATTTAATCAACAAATTTCCACTAAATTAAACGGAGAAGCAAAAAATTTTGTAAATTCTTACAATTACTTTCTAAAAAAACTCAAAGAGAGTTTTGGAGTAATTGAGGAAAAATATACAACGTTAATTGAAAAAGAAAAAAGTAACGATCCACTTAACGATGCAAAAGAAACCATTGAACAGTTAAGCGAAATTTTTAAATTTAAAAGACTTATAGAAGAAGATATAGACGTGGAAAGTATTTTAAAACGGTTAATAGATGTAATTAAAAATTACGGTATAAACCATTTTGTTTTAATAGGAATAGACAATAATAAAAAAGAGATTATTTATTCGAAAACAGAAGGCGATGAATGCTGTGATATAACAGATAATTTTAATTTATGCAGAGCATACAGAACAAAAAATATAATCAATTCAATACAGTATCCAAAAATCTGCCAAAGGCATTTTTGTGAAAACGATTATATCTGCATACCTTTTTCCAACAGCGGTAATTTTACCGGCATATTAAAAATAATGATAAATAAAAATGAAACAGAAAAAATAAAACACGACTTGCCTTATATAAAAGCATATTTAAATGAAATTTCATCAATTATAGAATCAAAATATACATTGGAACTGCTTCATGAACAAAGCATAAAAGATCCTCTTACAGGTCTTTTTAACAGAAGATTTTTAGAAAAAACTCTCCCTATTGTTATGGGAAGTGCAAACAGGGAAGAGAGAAAAATTGGATTTTTGATGATTGACATTGACCATTTCAAACGGGTAAATGATACATACGGACACAAAAACGGTGATTTGGTTTTACAAAAATTATCTGATATTATAAAAAACAGTATCAGAAAAAGCGATATTGCCGTGCGTTATGGGGGAGAAGAATTTTTAGTTATATTGCAAAACATAAAAGATATAAACGATGCAATAAATGTTGCCGAGAAAATAAGAAAAAACATTGAAAACACTGAAATAGAACTGGATAACGGAAAAACGATTAAAAAGACCATAAGTGTCGGTGTCAGCATTTATCCGGATCAGTGTAAAAAAGGCTGGGAGTGTATAAAATTTGCAGATATGGCACTTTATGAAGCAAAAAACAGCGGAAGAAACAAAGTAGTTTTATTTAATAAAAATCTTGCAGAATATAAAAATTATATTAATACTTAG
- a CDS encoding HD domain-containing protein has product MQLEELIYTSNNDLEITKKFKEEIKNYLQNVVIEGGKDFFVKHTKKMDYFITLIYKYLIKKNFDNYAPLMNSIPISIIALGSYGREQLSIYSDIDIMIVYKDIKGFNIHSLIENFITMLWDLGLKIGHRVHEIKDLFPASNEDITIKTAFLESRFITGSKFLWTETQNELNKIRNYNKKEFILAKYEEMLLRHQKYPVSMEPNIKEGFGGIRDSNTLLWISKVLFNYPNTSYLVPKYINEKDFRDYRTSLEFLFKTRVYLHLAAKKKLDKVLIQYQREVALLLGYSDSPRIKAERKFIKDLLKALWKINLITNITIKKLIKPFLYKYSFSKIKEMRIEKNCYLCENTLYTRFNLKTKFSEIISLLLNINFNKTDISLISILKDSKYQKINIKKLFYKENLYPLCFALYRAEKLEKIIPPFEKVKFLAQFDGYHQYPVDIHSLYTLKELEALEEFKKLSQKDRSILRFSAFFHDLGKGRSGDHSIIGARIAKNFAKSIGFEDEIISKLIKYHTLMSNVAQREDIYNDKVILSFAEIIENERFLNLLYILTIADIKAVGKDIFTPFKASLLKTLYENTLIALKHKELINEITIRKRKETILKNKEEFKNLPKSLQKQVLSSPSNQLFLQNSINEILDLILWIKDTRNYIYKIENKPHLIIHLAKEDNLNFYIGWFLEKLNLNLNHLSIYKIGNIKYFKMEFNEKLEQFDIPLIENYIKKAFENNKEIKTEIRFNKREIKIDCMHSPNYAAMKIQTPDKKGIVSTILQVLDKFEIRVEDVKISTQKNLARDLFIISKENHFCEKKDKIIRALT; this is encoded by the coding sequence ATGCAACTGGAAGAATTAATTTACACAAGCAATAATGATTTAGAAATTACAAAAAAGTTTAAAGAGGAAATAAAAAACTATCTTCAAAATGTCGTAATAGAAGGCGGTAAAGATTTTTTTGTCAAACATACCAAAAAAATGGATTATTTTATAACCCTCATTTATAAATATTTAATAAAAAAGAATTTTGATAATTATGCCCCTTTGATGAATTCAATTCCTATATCAATCATAGCTTTAGGTAGTTATGGAAGGGAACAGTTATCCATTTATTCGGATATCGATATAATGATTGTTTATAAAGACATTAAAGGTTTCAATATTCATTCATTAATAGAAAACTTTATAACTATGCTTTGGGACTTAGGTTTAAAAATAGGCCACAGGGTTCACGAAATAAAAGACCTGTTCCCGGCAAGCAACGAAGATATTACTATAAAAACGGCATTCCTTGAATCAAGATTTATTACAGGCAGCAAATTTTTATGGACTGAAACCCAAAATGAACTTAATAAAATTAGAAATTACAATAAAAAAGAATTCATACTTGCAAAATATGAAGAAATGTTACTTCGTCATCAAAAATACCCTGTTTCAATGGAACCAAATATTAAAGAAGGTTTTGGAGGTATAAGGGATTCAAACACGCTTCTTTGGATCAGTAAAGTACTTTTTAATTACCCAAACACTTCTTATTTAGTGCCTAAATACATAAATGAAAAAGATTTTAGGGATTACAGAACTTCGCTTGAATTTTTATTTAAAACGAGGGTTTATCTGCATTTGGCAGCCAAAAAAAAACTGGATAAAGTTTTAATCCAATACCAAAGGGAAGTCGCCCTGCTCCTCGGATATAGCGATTCACCCAGAATTAAAGCTGAGAGAAAATTTATAAAAGATTTATTAAAAGCGTTATGGAAGATCAATTTAATAACAAACATCACTATAAAAAAACTTATAAAACCGTTTTTATATAAATATTCGTTTTCCAAAATAAAAGAAATGAGAATAGAAAAAAATTGTTACTTGTGCGAAAACACCTTATATACAAGATTTAATTTAAAAACAAAATTTTCAGAAATTATTAGTCTGCTTTTAAACATAAATTTTAATAAAACCGACATCTCTCTAATTTCTATACTAAAAGACAGCAAATATCAAAAAATAAATATAAAAAAATTATTTTATAAAGAAAATTTATACCCGCTTTGTTTTGCATTGTACAGGGCTGAAAAACTGGAAAAAATAATACCGCCGTTTGAAAAAGTTAAATTTTTAGCCCAATTTGACGGATATCACCAATACCCGGTAGATATTCATTCTTTATATACATTAAAAGAATTGGAAGCACTTGAAGAATTTAAGAAATTATCACAAAAAGACAGAAGTATTTTAAGATTCAGCGCTTTTTTCCATGATTTGGGAAAAGGAAGAAGTGGAGATCACAGCATAATCGGGGCAAGAATTGCAAAAAATTTTGCCAAAAGTATCGGATTTGAAGATGAAATTATTTCAAAACTTATAAAATACCATACATTAATGTCAAATGTTGCCCAAAGAGAAGATATTTATAATGACAAGGTAATACTCTCTTTTGCAGAAATTATAGAAAATGAAAGATTTTTAAATCTTTTATATATTCTAACAATAGCTGACATAAAAGCGGTAGGGAAAGATATATTTACACCTTTTAAAGCAAGTCTGTTAAAAACACTTTACGAAAATACATTAATCGCTTTAAAACATAAAGAATTAATCAATGAAATAACCATAAGAAAAAGAAAAGAAACGATTCTAAAAAATAAAGAAGAATTTAAAAATTTACCAAAATCACTTCAAAAGCAGGTTTTATCCTCTCCTTCAAATCAGCTTTTTTTACAAAACAGTATAAATGAAATATTAGATTTAATTTTATGGATAAAAGATACCAGAAATTATATATATAAAATAGAAAACAAACCACATTTAATTATACATCTGGCAAAAGAAGATAATTTAAATTTTTACATCGGATGGTTCTTGGAAAAATTAAACTTAAATCTTAATCATTTAAGTATTTATAAAATAGGAAATATAAAATATTTCAAAATGGAATTCAATGAAAAACTAGAACAGTTTGACATTCCTCTTATTGAAAACTATATAAAAAAAGCATTTGAAAACAATAAAGAGATAAAAACTGAAATCAGATTTAACAAAAGGGAAATTAAAATTGACTGTATGCATTCACCAAACTATGCGGCAATGAAAATTCAAACACCTGATAAAAAAGGAATTGTTTCAACCATACTTCAAGTATTAGATAAATTCGAAATCAGAGTTGAAGATGTCAAAATTTCAACACAAAAAAATCTTGCAAGGGATTTGTTTATTATTTCTAAAGAAAATCATTTCTGTGAAAAAAAAGATAAAATCATTAGGGCATTGACATGA